A segment of the Arachis hypogaea cultivar Tifrunner chromosome 5, arahy.Tifrunner.gnm2.J5K5, whole genome shotgun sequence genome:
ttattttttctatctgTTTCCTTCACAAAGATATCATATTTTTCTCTATTTAGATTTAAACGTATACGTATCAAAACATTACTCACCAAAAAAAAACGTATCAAAACATTGATATGAGGAGTTTAGTAGTGTCCACCAACACTTTgacaaagttaaaattttttactttcctCAAATTTTCATCAATTTTTATAATTGTCCCACCATATCCCTGTCATTTTAGAAAAGAAATGCAGGAAGATGCGAAATATCTCTACTCAAATTCTTTTCTGTAgaccatctttttatttatctagAATGgttaaggaaaaaaaataatttgaaatcttCATTCATGTTCTTAATTGAGTCATACATAAGGACTATTTTAAACGAGTCCGAATATTTAACATCAATAAACGTGTGTCAATCATTAAAAAAGCTTGGAAATTATTTCTTCCGCTTTCAATGAGATGCCAGATTCTCCCATGAtacttctttcaaatttttttagtttttaccaTTACCTGATCgatctttcctttttctcctaGCATTACATCTTTTCTATCTTGTACACTTACTCTTTGATGAGAATCTTTTTCGATATTCTAATTTATTAGAGCCTCCTAAAAGATTCTTTGGTCAACAATGCTCAATGTTATTTCTTTGGTTGGCTGGCTCGACCCTGTGTCATATTTGTCCCTGGGAATCTCacaaaaaaacaattttaaaatttttttatcccttatttcattttctttgctAACTGACAAATAGAAGATGCAGAGATTAAGAGAAAGGGATGTTGTCCCCTAACATTGATTAAGatttatacaaaattaaaagctaAAATTCATTACAACAATACAaactatcttttaaaattattatgtataaaaaagattaaaaatcgtcaaaaaaaaaaatttgatattattttaactataaaaatatgttaataaaagttttgtcaaaaatagtatttttaatatataagtaattataaaaaaagtttaaactttattttgataaatattggttgtcaaaaataatttattaaaaagatttgagaatatattttttgtgatacttattaattgtcaaaaatactatttattttgatatttattgaccataaaaaattatcaacaaaaatttttaacaaagaatgaaatgagatcttgaaactaaagaataaactgagattttgaagatgaagaatgagtagtatgatcccaaactgagagcagtgtgatgtcaaaattGACGGAGTTtaacgaaaaaaaagaaataatggaataagttgaaaataaatgaatgtcaaaattgaggagtaattttctataatcaaattattcattaaaaaatataaagaatttaacatttgtaaaatttgtcaaaaatatatattaatttttacacttaactatgactgttaaaaaaaattatgttaaaatagctctatttttttgtaataattatatctcaactagatataacaaattattataattaaacttTAAACCCAACTTAACCGTCAAACACATTGATAGCTAACAGTCACAATCACATATTACAGAGATGTTTACGTATCCAGAAATCTTAAGATAATAATATAAATCCGGATGTTCATAGAACGATAAATGTTGTTtgtatcatttttattttcaccACTTAAATAaagactttttcttcttttagttttaaaaatgtaGTATaatgtagaaaaaaaataaataaatgtaattctaaaattaaactttaataataaaaaaacaaatacaaaaataatgatattttAACGATGCGTCCTATCTATGCGGCTCTTCGTAATTGCATTATTATAAAATGGAAATATTTCTTAGTGACCCATCCTTTGGACCTTTCTAGGCTCATGTCTCCCTAAAATTCAACATGATGACCCAAATCAATTGGATTATCGGagtaatgatttttttatttaattaatagaaactttaaaaatatattaaagttattaattaattaaattcttttataaataatatataaattttaaattttaatttatttgttatatatatatatatatatatatatatatatatatatatatatatatatataaaatttaaagattttcacttataatataattttaatatatgttctaaaaatacatgttagttacgttctattttattttatatctttcttTTTTACTTCCTTTAATTGCAATTTTCTACAAGTTTCTTTATTATACCAATATATAGAAAACTCACCATGAAATTTCGAGCGATTTTCCTAAACTTTTATTGATTACTATAGCAGTTAGTCATAGAAATCAATCCTATTATAATTATGCCCGGATATGTCATATGTATGATCTTAGCTAATTAGATGATCAAATTTATATATCTTctctaattaatttattagaagtACGTAATGTAtaaattcattaattattttgCTAAAAGAAGAAGTAATACATAGTAAGAGCACAttattgtttaaatttaaataaaggaAACAATGAAATCAGTCAATACACTGAATGGTTCGATTATTGCGTAGGCAGTGACATGGCATTCCAATTTTAGAATGGATATATGTCTAGATGCATGTtcgttttattaattaaatagtttgaataatgaataaaaaaatattatggccgatatttttttatcaatattaatattttatttttatattattaagatttaaaatttaaaatttaaaatataaaatattaattaaatattaataataaataaataatttttattgatgagataacattttttaatactaataaattataatttaaatgatatatttttttatatttgtttaaaaattgTGATTTgagttttattcttaatttaaaaaaaaaaggaaatattaTCCAATTAATAATAAAGAGAGTAGTATCTTTCTTCTTTCGTTGTTCTTTCTATTGCTTTATTTAACCGTCTCTGGATAAGTGCTTCCCCAAATGAAACCCAATTCAATCCACGCGAGTCTCAAGTTCTGTTGTGATCTGAACCATCTTTAATTTTCAGTTTTCCACGTACCTACCAACCTTCATTATAGGACTTCATAATCACTAGCCACGTGTATTGCATGCCCCTTCAGAATCAATCAATAATACCTCTTTATAAGTTTTAATCACCTCACGTGCAACCAAAATGATTAAAATTCCTGCTAAAATATTATCGTAATGGAAGAATCTACTTATGATTTAACAAAGCTTCtaatttatatatgaaaaaaatacagCTAGCAAAGGTGAGAATGAGTCTGATAATAATAATGGGGTTTTTTTCaccttcataaaatatttttaagggtttttctaatttattaaaagCAAAAACATCTCACATAACTatgtgaaaataaaattaaaataatggagTGAGTGACTATGGGCTATTTTTTTATGGGAGTGAGatgaataatatatttaaatattataattctttttatattttttaaaattataaaagatacataaattaaaaaatttaatttttatagctcaaattttttaattttttaaacaaaaattagacggttcaattttagaaattagatggtctaatttttatatttaaaaaaaataaatgatactACATTTGATATTAACATTTCAaccatttataatataaaaaaattattgtcaactcaatatcaaaaataaaaaattaccatagttttgtttttaaatataatttgtttgtttattttttaaattattcttaattaatATGTACGTATATGAATTTAGTCCAAATAACTGATAATTtgggacaaaaataaaaattaattattttattagaagagCAAAGTAATAATTAGGTCTTTTGATTTTGAACTAATTATctcttgaaaaaagaaaaatatcaatttagtatACGTTATGTCTTTTTATTAATTCATCATATAAAATTAAATGGTAATATTTATATGTATCGTTAACTATTgtgatatatttatttatgaaagattgtcatataaataataatttatagaaCAAAATTCACCTTATTTAAAAAGATTCATAATAAATAGAGATAGAAcagttaataaatattatatatataaaaactaaaaaaataataatattttattgtttaaaattatATTGTTTACATATTCATGTGGCAGCAACGAAATATTTaacattataaataataaaatgcatGAATAACTTCATTTGTTTCACATTATTTATTGACAAAAAAAGATACATATCTATTGTTTATTACCGTGAAGattctaattattattttttctttaaagatTAATTAATAGATTTTGTTAGATAGACAATGATTTTTCTAAacaatgaattttaaaattggctcaataaaataaaaacacattacACTCTAAATTATtcatttaaatcttaatattagaataactattTATACACCTAATAAATTGAATATCCgatatatttattattcatattatttaatatttttattatctatctatatttttttaattaatttgagatCGAAAttcttaaaaatctaattaaagacATGAAAAGGATTCGAACCGGAGGGGATTACATGTAATTAAATGAACCCCATAAACACAAAGATGAgcctaaattatatatatatatatatatatatatatatatatatatatatatatatatatatatatatatatatatatatgtaacctCAAAGAATCACAATTATACTAGAAGgagagaaattaaaatttatttatttatttacttttaaacttCCTTTTCCAATACTCGATGTTGTGTGAGTTCTATTTTAAAGATtcgaatataaatttaaataatattaaaataaattagactAAATTGGATCAACCAAACATGTaattatacaataatatatagTAGTTTTATAAAATGTATTTAATAAATACCATATGATATTTATAATATCAAAatagtttattttaaaaataatattatataatataaaatattaatttaaataaacattATGTGACTAATTTTATAATCaagtatatatttttaattatagaatATTACTTTAGACCGAGTTAAGTCTACTTGAAATATACTCCAATTTGACCAAAAATAACATAGCAATTTCAACTCCACAAAATATACTTTAGATTCGAAGTAAATTTCAGATGGGTCAGGTCTTAATCTTACACGTAACCCTAGTAGATAGTGGTAAATTACCAAAGCGTTGACATCACTTGCGGAGGCCCCTGTTTTTTGTCACTATAAATATTTGCAACGGTATGAGCCTAATTGCATTGCAACACGAGCTTAACGCTTATAACTTCATCCAATTAAATTAATCAATCACATCACAAAAACAATGTCTTCCGATCTCTCCATCATCCTCCCCCGCGTTCTAATCGTTTCTAGAAGAACCCTTCGCAAGAACAAGTTCGTTGATTTCGTCGgtaagtttttctttttcttctatatttatttatttatttatttcatctctctgttattttttaaattaattaatttgaaattcAACGAGTGttgtttcttgctttggattCTTCCTTGGGAGATTTTCATGAAACAGAGTCTGCATTACTGGATCCATAATTGTTCATTCAATAACCGTAAAATTTAAGTAGAATCATAGTTCTATATTTAGTATTGTCTATAAAACATagataagttatttttttatcttttctaaccattttatcataaaattcaagcttagaacacacacattatgtgatttattgatttttttttcttttataggaGAATATCACCTTGATCTTATAGTAAGCTATGGTGCGGTACCTGTAATAGTTCCTAGAGTTTCCGGTGTCCACATGTTGCTAAGTAGCTTCGAGCCTATTCATGGCGTCCTTCTATGCGAAGGCGAAGACATAGATCCGTCATGGTACGAAGAAGGAGATAACAATGGCACTCTCTCGCAGGACGAATTAGACGAAATTAGAAGGGTCCATGCAAGTGACACAGCCATAGACAAAGAGAAAGATTCAATTGAGCTAAGTCTTGCAAAGCTTTGCTTAGAAAGGAACATTCCATACATGGGAATTTGTAGAGGCTCTCAAGTTCTTAATGTTGCATGTGGTGGCACTCTTTACCGTGACATAGGTAAAGAGCTTTCCAAGAAGTGCCCTGAGAGCCAGAGAGTTATGCATATAAACTATGATGATTATGATGGCCATAGGCATGTTGTTAAGGTTGTCGACAACACTCCTTTGCATTCTTGGTTTAAGGATTCATTGGACGAAGCCAAAATGGAGATTTCTGTAAATAGTTATCATCATCAGGGGGTTAAGCGACTGGCGCAACGTTTCGTGCCAATGGCTTTCGCCCCTGATGGTTTGATCGAAGGGTTTTACGACCCTGATGTTTATAATCCCGAAGAGGGTAAGTTTATTATGGGGTTACAATTTCATCCGGAGAGAATGAGGAAGTCGAATTCGGACGAATTTGATTACCCCGGATGCCCATTTGCTTATAAGGTTAGTTTTGAGAATATATCCTTTCTAAATTagcctaattaattaattaatcaagaaaGTTTGATTATGCTGATTTCTTGTCACATTATC
Coding sequences within it:
- the LOC112801910 gene encoding putative glutamine amidotransferase GAT1_2.1; the protein is MSSDLSIILPRVLIVSRRTLRKNKFVDFVGEYHLDLIVSYGAVPVIVPRVSGVHMLLSSFEPIHGVLLCEGEDIDPSWYEEGDNNGTLSQDELDEIRRVHASDTAIDKEKDSIELSLAKLCLERNIPYMGICRGSQVLNVACGGTLYRDIGKELSKKCPESQRVMHINYDDYDGHRHVVKVVDNTPLHSWFKDSLDEAKMEISVNSYHHQGVKRLAQRFVPMAFAPDGLIEGFYDPDVYNPEEGKFIMGLQFHPERMRKSNSDEFDYPGCPFAYKEFVKAVIAYQKKMNSLTCVPKSPKLNKEMEVKRKIIVRSFSLARNLYTSGHGKRGSSKDSELEAGAEFLESNTALSVQQENRLKQMGATVRNAGSYVERLKLNEEREKMARNVMGKMPVEQLSDLLSFYHTMAQICSQVLETKIHDLVVNNN